Proteins encoded within one genomic window of Candidatus Obscuribacter sp.:
- a CDS encoding serpin family protein: MKFTKIAITLSLLSLPWLSQVGAKDAGAKSETMPNKTAKSVNQLGFHMLSQMSKTDNVVISPLSIFEALCLAREGAQGTTLSEMNTVMATKDDISADVKKLNDDLKTQGPASVDVANAIYIRKNFPVAKSYLASTKAYGEANMIDFNDAGKAQMNGFIENKTHNRIKNMIEKVSPLDALYLINAVYFKDKWVVPFKPEATSDGNFKGATKMQVKMMHHSASFEYDETSSCQIIKLPYRNSSLAMFIYLPKGSTPEALAKDLESGKLSFNPKPQTVNLSLPKFVIEDKQDLIVSLKELGMKQAFIEGAADFGKMIDKSSDKKLFISKALHKTFLQVDEDGTEAAAATVIAMTETSCRYDPAKPVEMIVDHPFLLTIADTKSGANLFVGAIRSPKAK, translated from the coding sequence GTGAAATTCACTAAAATCGCCATTACTCTCAGTTTACTCAGTCTGCCCTGGCTCAGTCAGGTGGGCGCCAAAGACGCAGGCGCAAAGAGCGAAACCATGCCCAATAAGACAGCCAAATCAGTCAACCAGCTGGGCTTTCACATGCTCTCCCAAATGAGTAAAACCGATAACGTTGTTATCTCGCCACTGAGTATATTTGAGGCCCTCTGTCTCGCTAGAGAAGGGGCCCAGGGCACCACACTGAGCGAAATGAATACTGTCATGGCGACAAAAGACGATATATCAGCCGATGTCAAAAAGCTCAATGACGACTTAAAAACTCAAGGTCCAGCCAGTGTTGATGTAGCTAATGCCATTTATATTCGCAAAAACTTCCCGGTGGCAAAATCCTATTTAGCCAGCACAAAAGCCTATGGCGAAGCCAACATGATTGATTTTAATGATGCTGGCAAAGCACAGATGAACGGCTTTATCGAAAACAAGACGCACAATCGCATCAAAAACATGATCGAAAAAGTCTCGCCCCTCGATGCCCTTTATCTAATCAATGCTGTTTATTTTAAAGATAAATGGGTCGTACCCTTTAAGCCAGAAGCCACTAGCGATGGCAATTTTAAGGGCGCCACCAAGATGCAGGTCAAAATGATGCATCACTCCGCCAGTTTTGAATACGACGAAACCTCAAGCTGCCAGATTATTAAATTGCCTTATCGCAATAGCTCTCTAGCCATGTTTATCTATTTGCCAAAAGGCTCCACACCAGAGGCTCTGGCTAAAGACCTGGAGAGTGGCAAACTGAGCTTTAACCCCAAACCACAAACAGTCAATTTGAGCCTGCCCAAATTTGTCATTGAAGACAAACAGGATCTCATAGTAAGCCTCAAAGAGCTTGGTATGAAGCAAGCCTTTATCGAGGGCGCAGCTGACTTTGGCAAAATGATCGACAAAAGCTCAGACAAAAAGCTCTTTATCAGCAAAGCCTTGCACAAGACATTTTTGCAAGTAGATGAAGACGGTACTGAAGCTGCCGCAGCAACTGTCATTGCCATGACTGAAACATCCTGCCGATATGACCCAGCTAAGCCAGTGGAAATGATCGTAGACCATCCATTTTTGCTAACTATAGCCGACACAAAATCAGGAGCCAATTTGTTTGTAGGGGCAATCCGCTCGCCAAAAGCCAAATAG
- a CDS encoding sce7726 family protein, with protein MHSLQMKELDVRRLLYQTEIKRVLTANPKNRVVDELELVRGEVRIDVAVIGDIMHGYEIKSAKDNLLRLPNQQLHYGKVFEKMTLVADERHVDEAVKIVPRNWGLIAVGMRDGAPYADEIWPATLNFNLEPLALAQLLWREEALELMEYFDLDHGLKSKPRKVLWQTLAKNLTMEQLKTFVCFKLRSRKGWKKRKRSRI; from the coding sequence ATGCACAGTCTCCAAATGAAAGAGCTTGATGTCAGACGATTGCTCTATCAAACCGAGATCAAAAGAGTCCTCACTGCCAATCCCAAAAATCGTGTAGTCGATGAGCTGGAGCTGGTGCGTGGCGAAGTGCGCATAGATGTGGCTGTGATAGGCGACATCATGCATGGCTACGAAATCAAAAGTGCCAAAGACAATCTTTTGCGCCTGCCCAATCAACAGCTGCACTATGGCAAAGTCTTTGAAAAAATGACTCTGGTGGCCGACGAGCGTCACGTGGATGAGGCTGTTAAAATCGTCCCTCGCAACTGGGGTTTGATTGCTGTCGGTATGCGTGACGGCGCTCCCTACGCTGACGAAATCTGGCCTGCTACCTTAAACTTCAATCTTGAGCCTCTAGCACTTGCCCAACTGCTCTGGCGCGAAGAAGCTCTTGAGCTGATGGAATACTTTGACCTCGATCACGGACTCAAGAGTAAGCCGCGCAAAGTGCTCTGGCAAACCCTGGCAAAAAATCTAACGATGGAGCAGCTCAAGACTTTTGTCTGCTTTAAGCTGCGCTCGCGCAAGGGCTGGAAAAAACGCAAGCGCTCACGGATTTAA
- a CDS encoding response regulator transcription factor: MPKILIVEDDKDLALMIQEWLNAENFGLEVVHDGKAGWEFLRQGYYDAVVLDWELPGMSGVEILKKFRGMKGTTPILMLTGKGQIQDKEEGLDSGADDYLTKPFSMKELSARLRALMRRPRAIATSTITIGPLEMDLTSHKVTKDGQALHILPKDYALLEFFMRNPNQVFSTEALLQRVWNVDSDAGSDALRTAIKRLRKLIDITEDGPSMIENIPKVGYRLNSK; this comes from the coding sequence ATGCCCAAAATTTTGATAGTCGAAGATGATAAAGACCTCGCCCTGATGATCCAGGAATGGCTCAATGCCGAAAATTTTGGGCTGGAAGTTGTGCATGACGGCAAAGCTGGCTGGGAATTCTTACGTCAGGGCTATTATGACGCGGTTGTGCTCGACTGGGAATTGCCAGGCATGAGCGGGGTGGAAATCCTTAAAAAGTTCAGGGGCATGAAAGGTACCACTCCCATTTTGATGCTCACCGGCAAGGGTCAGATTCAGGACAAAGAAGAAGGTCTTGATTCGGGTGCTGATGACTATCTCACCAAGCCATTTAGCATGAAAGAACTATCGGCTAGATTGCGCGCTCTGATGCGCCGTCCCAGAGCTATCGCCACAAGTACTATTACTATTGGTCCCCTTGAGATGGACCTGACCAGCCATAAAGTCACAAAAGACGGTCAGGCTCTGCATATTTTGCCTAAAGACTATGCGCTCTTAGAGTTTTTTATGCGCAATCCAAACCAGGTCTTTAGCACCGAAGCACTCTTACAGAGAGTCTGGAATGTAGACTCTGATGCTGGCTCAGATGCCCTGCGCACTGCTATCAAAAGATTGCGCAAGCTAATCGACATCACCGAAGACGGACCATCGATGATCGAAAACATCCCTAAAGTGGGTTATCGACTCAACTCGAAGTAG